From the Chloroflexus aurantiacus J-10-fl genome, one window contains:
- the rplK gene encoding 50S ribosomal protein L11 has product MAKKLVAVVKLQLPAGKATPAPPVGPALGQYGINIMAFVKEYNEKSASQAGSIVPVEISVYSDRSFVARLLTPPAADLLRKAAGIQKGASTPKRTTVGTITRAQLRQIAQQKLPDMNANDIEAAERIIAGTARSMGIKIVE; this is encoded by the coding sequence GTGGCTAAGAAACTCGTCGCAGTCGTTAAACTGCAATTGCCGGCTGGCAAAGCTACACCAGCGCCACCCGTTGGTCCGGCGCTCGGTCAGTACGGCATTAACATCATGGCCTTCGTGAAGGAGTATAACGAGAAATCGGCATCTCAGGCCGGTAGTATTGTGCCGGTTGAGATTTCGGTTTACAGTGATCGCTCCTTCGTTGCCCGTCTGCTGACCCCACCTGCGGCCGATTTGCTGCGGAAGGCAGCCGGTATTCAGAAGGGTGCCAGTACGCCGAAACGCACGACTGTTGGTACAATTACTCGTGCCCAGTTGCGCCAGATTGCTCAGCAAAAGCTGCCTGATATGAATGCCAATGACATTGAGGCTGCTGAGCGGATTATTGCCGGTACGGCACGCAGTATGGGTATCAAGATCGTTGAATAG
- the rplA gene encoding 50S ribosomal protein L1, giving the protein MPKHGKKYLAALAKVDRTRLYSPTEALALVKETSYTKFDGTVEAHLRLGIDPRHADQNIRTTVALPHGTGKTVRVLVFAQGEAVQAALDAGADYAGSDDLIARIDRENFFDFDVAIATPDMMGKVGRIGRKLGPRGLMPNPKSGTIVPAADLARTIREVKGGRVEIRNDKTGILHVAIGKVSFTPQQLSENFVALMDAVKAAKPSGAKGTYIRSVTLTSTMGPGVPVDPVAAQNLKA; this is encoded by the coding sequence ATGCCAAAGCACGGAAAAAAGTATCTCGCCGCTCTGGCGAAGGTTGACCGGACTCGCCTCTATTCACCGACCGAAGCGCTGGCGTTGGTGAAAGAGACCTCGTACACAAAGTTTGACGGTACAGTCGAGGCGCACTTGCGGCTGGGTATCGATCCGCGTCACGCCGATCAGAATATTCGCACGACTGTTGCCCTGCCCCACGGCACCGGCAAGACGGTTCGTGTGCTGGTCTTCGCCCAGGGTGAAGCGGTGCAAGCTGCGCTCGATGCTGGTGCTGATTACGCCGGTAGCGATGACCTGATTGCCCGTATCGACCGCGAGAACTTCTTCGATTTCGATGTAGCCATTGCAACGCCCGATATGATGGGTAAGGTCGGTCGGATTGGTCGCAAACTCGGTCCGCGTGGCTTGATGCCCAACCCGAAGAGCGGTACTATCGTTCCGGCCGCCGATCTGGCACGCACGATTCGTGAAGTGAAGGGCGGTCGCGTTGAGATCCGCAACGATAAGACCGGTATCCTGCACGTGGCTATCGGCAAAGTGAGCTTCACCCCACAGCAGTTGAGCGAGAATTTCGTTGCGCTGATGGACGCGGTGAAAGCAGCCAAGCCGAGTGGTGCAAAGGGTACATATATCCGTAGTGTAACCCTGACCAGTACGATGGGTCCGGGCGTGCCGGTTGATCCGGTGGCTGCCCAGAATCTGAAAGCCTGA
- the rplJ gene encoding 50S ribosomal protein L10 produces MPTPRKIETVSTLTEKLNRAQLVVVADYRGDGKGMSVADMTELRRKLREHGGEVVVAKNTLLKIAAHNTGHEALDPLLAGPTAVTLGYDDVSKVAKALLDYLKSGNKSFTVRGALLGNTLLPADALEQVTKLPSREQALAQVVGGIAAPVSGVVGVLNAAISNVLYVLQARIDQLQPQGETA; encoded by the coding sequence ATGCCAACGCCGCGTAAAATTGAAACGGTCAGCACGCTGACCGAAAAGCTAAACCGCGCTCAGTTGGTTGTCGTGGCCGACTATCGCGGTGACGGCAAGGGTATGAGCGTGGCCGATATGACCGAGTTGCGCCGCAAGTTGCGCGAGCATGGCGGTGAGGTTGTGGTGGCGAAGAATACGCTCCTCAAGATTGCTGCTCACAATACCGGCCACGAGGCACTCGATCCGTTGCTGGCCGGCCCAACCGCTGTGACTCTCGGCTACGATGATGTCTCGAAAGTGGCAAAAGCCCTGCTCGATTACCTCAAGTCGGGGAATAAGAGCTTCACCGTTCGCGGGGCTTTGCTGGGTAACACCTTGCTGCCGGCAGATGCACTTGAGCAGGTGACCAAGCTCCCGTCACGCGAGCAGGCACTCGCCCAGGTCGTGGGTGGTATCGCTGCTCCGGTCTCTGGGGTTGTCGGTGTGCTTAACGCCGCGATTTCCAACGTGCTCTACGTTTTGCAGGCACGGATTGATCAGCTTCAGCCGCAGGGAGAAACGGCGTAA
- the rplL gene encoding 50S ribosomal protein L7/L12: protein MSKIDSIIEMIEGLNVLELVELKKKMEEKWGVTAAAPVMAMGAAMPVAAAGDGAAAAAPVEEKTEFDVILKEAGPNKIQVIKVVRELTSLGLKEAKDLVEGAPKPVREGVSKEEAEAAKAKLTEAGAVVEIK from the coding sequence ATGTCGAAGATCGATTCAATCATCGAGATGATTGAGGGCCTGAATGTCCTCGAGCTGGTTGAGCTGAAGAAGAAGATGGAAGAGAAGTGGGGCGTTACCGCTGCTGCCCCCGTGATGGCGATGGGTGCGGCGATGCCGGTCGCTGCGGCCGGTGATGGTGCTGCCGCTGCTGCTCCGGTTGAGGAGAAGACTGAGTTTGATGTCATCCTCAAGGAGGCCGGTCCGAACAAGATTCAGGTCATTAAGGTCGTGCGCGAGCTGACCAGCCTCGGTCTGAAGGAGGCGAAGGACCTGGTTGAGGGTGCTCCCAAGCCGGTTCGCGAGGGTGTGAGCAAGGAAGAGGCTGAGGCAGCCAAGGCGAAGCTGACCGAGGCCGGTGCAGTGGTCGAGATCAAGTAA
- a CDS encoding transposase, translating to MLWTDGNAHLPCDVRSDDNAHDGVTTTDHVRAMVQAAAARGFHPRLLAVASWYASLEHLNLVRSRPWPWLTHLNATRLGDPAGSGKRPIRDVPIPAEGAVVQLTGDGVSTVVALATPAGGRDDWATSDLAVRADQWAEFARYRWRIEAYHRGSTQDCGSERAQHRAARAQRNPIGLALWAFRRLAWHRLRTGTLWCAAKAAIVREAIRAYLAHPRSTQLSTA from the coding sequence GCGACGTCCGTAGCGACGACAACGCCCACGACGGGGTGACCACGACCGACCACGTCCGGGCGATGGTGCAGGCAGCAGCAGCACGCGGGTTTCACCCCCGCCTCCTCGCCGTCGCTAGCTGGTATGCCAGCCTGGAGCACCTGAACCTGGTGCGCTCACGGCCCTGGCCGTGGCTGACGCACCTGAACGCCACTCGCCTGGGTGATCCCGCTGGGTCGGGCAAGCGACCGATCCGGGACGTCCCGATTCCAGCTGAAGGCGCGGTCGTGCAGCTGACGGGCGATGGCGTCAGCACGGTGGTCGCGCTGGCCACCCCAGCCGGTGGCCGTGACGACTGGGCCACGAGCGACCTGGCGGTGCGTGCCGACCAGTGGGCGGAGTTTGCCCGGTACCGGTGGCGCATCGAAGCATACCATCGCGGTAGCACGCAGGACTGTGGCAGTGAACGTGCCCAGCACCGCGCTGCCCGTGCCCAGCGGAATCCTATCGGTCTGGCGCTGTGGGCCTTCCGCCGCCTGGCATGGCACCGCCTGCGGACAGGCACGTTGTGGTGTGCGGCTAAAGCCGCCATTGTCCGTGAAGCGATACGAGCCTACCTGGCCCATCCACGCTCTACCCAGCTCTCAACTGCGTAA